From Lolium perenne isolate Kyuss_39 chromosome 5, Kyuss_2.0, whole genome shotgun sequence, a single genomic window includes:
- the LOC127299029 gene encoding probable ubiquitin-conjugating enzyme E2 18: protein MTSSSTPSRKALSKIASGRLQKELAEWQVGPPAGFSYRVSDNLQRWVIEVGGAAGTLYAGETYQLQVDFPEHYPMEAPQVIFLNPAPMHPHIYSNGHICLDILYDSWSPAMTVSSVCISILSMLSSSPSKQRPEDNDRYVRNCRNGRSPKETRWWFHDDKV from the exons ATGACGAGCTCCTCGACTCCATCCCGGAAG GCGCTGAGCAAGATCGCCTCCGGCCGGCTGCAGAAGGAGCTCGCCGAGTGGCAGGTCGGCCCGCCCGCCGGCTTCAGCTACAGGGTCTCCGATAACCTCCAGAG GTGGGTGATCGAGGTGGGCGGAGCGGCGGGCACGCTCTACGCCGGCGAGACGTACCAGCTGCAGGTGGACTTCCCCGAGCATTACCCCATGGAAGCGCCCCAG GTCATCTTCCTCAACCCGGCGCCGATGCACCCGCACATTTACAGCAACGGGCACATATGCTTAG ATATACTGTATGACTCGTGGTCGCCTGCCATGACTGTAAGTTCAGTCTGTATCAGCATATTGTCCATGCTGTCTAGCTCGCCATCAAAG CAACGCCCAGAAGACAATGACCGCTATGTTAGGAACTGTCGCAATGGAAGGTCCCCGAAAGAAACCAGATGGTGGTTCCATGATGACAAAGTATAA
- the LOC127299030 gene encoding methionine aminopeptidase 2B isoform X1 produces the protein MAGVSADAATKEMEALHVTQTPETKENLNKAASVELDVTSSKEPKVADSNGATPGAQSSPPEDDDDGPSEDGAAVSAAAKKKKKKSKAKKKKDRLQQTDPPSIPVDELFPSGDFPEGEIQQYLDGNLWRTTSEEKRELERIQKPMYNSVRRAAEVHRQVRKYMRSIVKPGMLMTELCETLENMVRKLIKENGLQAGIAFPTGCSLNWVAAHWTPNSGDKTVLQYDDVMKLDFGTHIDGYIVDCAFTVAFNPMFDPLLQATRDATNTGIKEAGIDARLCDVGAAIQEVMESYEVEINGKVFEVKSVRNLNGHSIAPYQIHAGKSVPIVKGGEQTKMEEGEFYAIETFGSTGKGFVREDLECSHYMKNFDVGHVPLRVAKAKQLLGTINNNFGTLAFCRRYLDRIGETKYLMALKNLCDVGIIQPYPPLCDVRGSYVSQFEHTILLRPTCKEVISRGDDY, from the exons ATGGCTGGGGTTAGTGCAGACGCAGCCACCAAGGAGATGGAGGCATTGCATGTCACGCAAACTCCGGAAACCAAA GAGAATCTGAATAAGGCAGCCAGTGTAGAGTTGGATGTAACCTCGTCAAAAGAACCCAAAGTTGCAGATAGCAACGGTGCTACTCCAGGAGCTCAGTCCTCGCCACCAGAGGATGATGACGACGGTCCATCTGAAGATGGAGCAGCAG TTTCAGCAGCtgcgaagaagaaaaagaagaaaagcaaGGCAAA AAAGAAGAAGGACCGTCTTCAGCAGACAGACCCTCCGTCCATCCCTGTTGATGAGCTTTTCCCTTCAGGTGATTTTCCTGAGGGTGAAATCCAACAATACCTGGATGG TAATTTATGGAGAACAACTAGTGAAGAAAAGAGGGAACTGGAACGAATACAAAAGCCAATGTACAATTCTGTTCGGCGAGCAGCAGAAGTTCATAGACAG GTGAGGAAATATATGAGGAGCATTGTGAAGCCTGGAATGTTAATGACTGAACTCTGCGAAACTTTGGAAAACATGGTTCGGAAACTTATCAAGGAGAATGGACTGCAAGCTGGTATTGCCTTTCCAACAGGATGCTCCTTGAATTG GGTTGCAGCTCACTGGACTCCGAATTCTGGTGATAAAACTGTACTACAATATGATGATGTGATGAAGCTGGATTTTGGGACGCATATAGATG GGTACATAGTTGATTGTGCATTTACTGTCGCATTCAATCCCATGTTTGATCCATTGCTTCAAGCAACAAGAGATGCCACAAATACTGGTATCAAG GAAGCTGGGATAGATGCGCGGCTTTGTGATGTTGGTGCTGCAATCCAAGAAGTAATGGAGTCATATGAGGTTGAAATTAATGGGAAAGTGTTTGAAG TAAAAAGTGTGCGGAACCTCAATGGACACAGCATCGCACCATACCAAATCCATGCAGGGAAATCAGTTCCAATTGTAAAAGGTGGAGAGCAAACGAAAATGGAAGAGGGTGAATTTTATGCAATTGAAACATTTGGGTCCACAG GGAAGGGATTTGTGAGGGAGGACTTGGAATGCAGTCATTACATGAAGAACTTTGATGTTGGGCATGTACCATTGAGGGTAGCGAAAGCCAAGCAACTGCTtggaacaatcaacaacaactttGGAACACTTGCTTTTTGCCGCCGGTACTTGGACCGCATTGGTGAGACCAAGTATCTCATGGCTCTGAAAAACCTATGCGATGTCGGCATCATCCAG CCGTACCCTCCACTGTGCGACGTGAGGGGGAGCTACGTGTCTCAGTTCGAGCACACCATCTTGCTCCGACCAACCTGCAAAGAAGTGATATCCAGAGGTGATGACTACTGA
- the LOC127299030 gene encoding methionine aminopeptidase 2B isoform X2 yields the protein MAGVSADAATKEMEALHVTQTPETKENLNKAASVELDVTSSKEPKVADSNGATPGAQSSPPEDDDDGPSEDGAAAAAKKKKKKSKAKKKKDRLQQTDPPSIPVDELFPSGDFPEGEIQQYLDGNLWRTTSEEKRELERIQKPMYNSVRRAAEVHRQVRKYMRSIVKPGMLMTELCETLENMVRKLIKENGLQAGIAFPTGCSLNWVAAHWTPNSGDKTVLQYDDVMKLDFGTHIDGYIVDCAFTVAFNPMFDPLLQATRDATNTGIKEAGIDARLCDVGAAIQEVMESYEVEINGKVFEVKSVRNLNGHSIAPYQIHAGKSVPIVKGGEQTKMEEGEFYAIETFGSTGKGFVREDLECSHYMKNFDVGHVPLRVAKAKQLLGTINNNFGTLAFCRRYLDRIGETKYLMALKNLCDVGIIQPYPPLCDVRGSYVSQFEHTILLRPTCKEVISRGDDY from the exons ATGGCTGGGGTTAGTGCAGACGCAGCCACCAAGGAGATGGAGGCATTGCATGTCACGCAAACTCCGGAAACCAAA GAGAATCTGAATAAGGCAGCCAGTGTAGAGTTGGATGTAACCTCGTCAAAAGAACCCAAAGTTGCAGATAGCAACGGTGCTACTCCAGGAGCTCAGTCCTCGCCACCAGAGGATGATGACGACGGTCCATCTGAAGATGGAGCAGCAG CAGCtgcgaagaagaaaaagaagaaaagcaaGGCAAA AAAGAAGAAGGACCGTCTTCAGCAGACAGACCCTCCGTCCATCCCTGTTGATGAGCTTTTCCCTTCAGGTGATTTTCCTGAGGGTGAAATCCAACAATACCTGGATGG TAATTTATGGAGAACAACTAGTGAAGAAAAGAGGGAACTGGAACGAATACAAAAGCCAATGTACAATTCTGTTCGGCGAGCAGCAGAAGTTCATAGACAG GTGAGGAAATATATGAGGAGCATTGTGAAGCCTGGAATGTTAATGACTGAACTCTGCGAAACTTTGGAAAACATGGTTCGGAAACTTATCAAGGAGAATGGACTGCAAGCTGGTATTGCCTTTCCAACAGGATGCTCCTTGAATTG GGTTGCAGCTCACTGGACTCCGAATTCTGGTGATAAAACTGTACTACAATATGATGATGTGATGAAGCTGGATTTTGGGACGCATATAGATG GGTACATAGTTGATTGTGCATTTACTGTCGCATTCAATCCCATGTTTGATCCATTGCTTCAAGCAACAAGAGATGCCACAAATACTGGTATCAAG GAAGCTGGGATAGATGCGCGGCTTTGTGATGTTGGTGCTGCAATCCAAGAAGTAATGGAGTCATATGAGGTTGAAATTAATGGGAAAGTGTTTGAAG TAAAAAGTGTGCGGAACCTCAATGGACACAGCATCGCACCATACCAAATCCATGCAGGGAAATCAGTTCCAATTGTAAAAGGTGGAGAGCAAACGAAAATGGAAGAGGGTGAATTTTATGCAATTGAAACATTTGGGTCCACAG GGAAGGGATTTGTGAGGGAGGACTTGGAATGCAGTCATTACATGAAGAACTTTGATGTTGGGCATGTACCATTGAGGGTAGCGAAAGCCAAGCAACTGCTtggaacaatcaacaacaactttGGAACACTTGCTTTTTGCCGCCGGTACTTGGACCGCATTGGTGAGACCAAGTATCTCATGGCTCTGAAAAACCTATGCGATGTCGGCATCATCCAG CCGTACCCTCCACTGTGCGACGTGAGGGGGAGCTACGTGTCTCAGTTCGAGCACACCATCTTGCTCCGACCAACCTGCAAAGAAGTGATATCCAGAGGTGATGACTACTGA